In Diaphorobacter ruginosibacter, the genomic stretch CACGCCCGCGCCGGTCAGCGGATAGGTGCATTGCTCGACGATCTTGGGTTGGCCGTCCTTGGTGGTGTGCTCCATCACCACGATGACCTGCCTGGCTCCTGCCACGAGGTCCATCGCGCCGCCCACGGCGGGGATGGCATCGGGCGCGCCCGTGTCCCAGTTGGCCAGATCACCGTTGCCCGCGACCTGGAATGCCCCGAGCACCGACACGTCGATGTGGCCGCCGCGCATCATCGCAAACGACATGCTGTGGTCGCAGATCGATGCGCCGGGGAGCAGGGAAACGGGCTCCTTGCTGGCGTTCAGCAGGCTGGGATCGACGGTGCCGTCGGCGGGCCCCGGCCCCATGCCGAGGATGCCGTTCTCGCTGTGAAGGATCACGTCGCGGTCCTTGGGCAGGCACTTGGAGATCAGCGTCGGAATGCCGATGCCCAGGTTCACGTAACTGCCGTCGGGAATGTCGTTGGCGACGCGCGCGGCCATTTCCTCGCGGGTGAGTCGCTTGAAGGGTGGGGTGGTGGTCATGGCTGTGCTGCTTTCACCTGGACGACACGCTGAACGAAGATGCCGGGCGTCATCACATTCTGG encodes the following:
- a CDS encoding 3-oxoacid CoA-transferase subunit B, which translates into the protein MTTTPPFKRLTREEMAARVANDIPDGSYVNLGIGIPTLISKCLPKDRDVILHSENGILGMGPGPADGTVDPSLLNASKEPVSLLPGASICDHSMSFAMMRGGHIDVSVLGAFQVAGNGDLANWDTGAPDAIPAVGGAMDLVAGARQVIVVMEHTTKDGQPKIVEQCTYPLTGAGVVDRIYTDCAVIDVTPRGLVVRSMIEGMTFETLQAMTGAALTL